The DNA segment GTGCGCAAGTTCGCCGAGATAGCGCTTTTCCTCCTCGGTTGGATTTTGGATCGCATTGGGATCGCGGCCCGCGGCCATCATGAAGTTGACGTGGATGCCGATCATCTTTTCCGCGTGGGCATAGCCAAGCCGGCTGGTGACGCCAGCCCCCCAGTCGCCGCCTTGCGCGGCAAACCGCGAAAAGCCGAGAACGTCGTGCATCAAGGCCGCGACACAATCGGCCATTTCAGGCACGCCGTATCTTTTCTGGCCGGGTTTGAACGACAGCCCGTAACCCGGCAGCGACGGCGCGATCACCGTAAAGGCGTCGCTGGAATCGCCGCCGAACCGCGCCGGATCGGTCAGGCGCGGAATGATCTCAAGGAATTCGAACACCGAACCTGGCCAGCCGTGCAACAAGAGTAGCGGCATCGGATTCTCGCCTTTACCCTCGACACGCAGATAGTGCAGGTCGATGCCGTCGATCGGCACACGGAATTGCGGAAAGACATTGAGCGCCGCCTCCTCGGCGCGCCAGTCAAACCCGTCGCGCCAGTATTCAACGAGACTGCGCAGGTAGGCGACGTCGGTGCCGTAGGCCCAAGGATCGCTCAAAGCCTCGCCAGGCGCGGAATCCGGAAAGCGCGTGCGCGCCAGCCGCGCCTTGAGATCGGCGATATCAGCGTCTGCGACGTGAAGCGTGAACGGCACTGGTTTGGTCATGATGCTGTCCGGCTCGTTGATGCGAGAGGTTGGGCTTCGTGGCGACGCTGCGCCTTGCGCACATACATCGCGCGATCGGCATCCGCGAGTGCACGCCCTGCTTCCGAGTGCGGGCCGAGCAGGACGACGCCGGCGGAGACGCCGGTCCCAACCGTGCTGCCTTCGAAGGCAAAACTCAGGCCGTCGACATCCGCTTCAAGCGCGGCCGCTTTGGCATGGGCATCGGTTTCGCTGAGGTTCCACAACAATAGCGCAAACTCATCGCCGCCGAGCCGGCCGATCACGTCGGAGGAGCGGATCTGCCGTGACAGCACGGCCACGATCGCCTTCAGCACCTCGTCTCCGGCGGCATGACCGAATTGGTCGTTGACCGGCTTGAGCCGGTCCACGTCAAGCACGATCAGCGCGCCGGCTGCATGATAGCGCTGGATATAGGAGATGGCGCGCGCGAGCTCGCGTTCGAAACCGCGCCGGTTGGGAATTTCGAGCAGGAAATCCGTCTCGGCCGCGGCCTGCAACTCTTCGATGCGCGCGGTGGCCTTGGCCAACTGGGTCTTGAGCCGCCTGATCTCGGCCTTCACATCATCCTTAACCGCCGCGCGCAGCGTTGCCGAGGTGGCACGGCGCACCAGGGCGTTGCCGGCCGCGGCGTCCTTTTGGCGTTTCGCAGCGCGCGATGTTTTTACTCCTGATTTCCTCTTCATGCTGTTCCTTAAAACCGCGCGCAAATCCGGCCCGAAGCTCATTTTTTCCCCGCTCGCGTTAACGCCGGCCGCGAGTTCTGGCTCAAGAGAGCTTGCCTGTTCGTACCAAGACAGGATAGTCCATTGTCGATCCCTTGCCAGCTTGCCGAAGAAAGGGCCGATCCTATAATCGGGCCCTGGTTTTGGATTCCTTGAGTAAGAATTAACGATATGCCCGCGCCAGTCGCCATCATCATGGGAAGCCAGTCCGACTGGGAGACCATGCGCCACGCCGCCGAAACGCTCGGCGCGCTTGGCGTCGCGTGCGAGAAACGCATCGTGTCGGCGCATCGCACGCCGGAGCGGCTTTATGCATTCGCCAAGGGCGCCAAGGCAGCCGGCTTCAAGGTCATCATTGCCGGGGCAGGCGGCGCCGCGCACCTGCCCGGTATGGCCGCAAGCTTAACGGAACTTCCGGTGCTCGGCGTACCGGTCGAGTCCAAGGCCTTGGCAGGCGTCGATTCGCTCTACTCTATCGTGCAGATGCCGGCCGGCGTTCCCGTTGGAACGCTCGCCATCGGCAAGGCGGGCGCGATCAATGCGGCGCTGTTCGCAGCCAGCATCCTGGCGCTGAACGACAAGGCGCTGGCGGAGCGCCTCGCCGCTTGGCGCAAGCAACGTACCGACGCGGTCGCCGAGGGCCCGGAGGAGTCCGCGTGACCGACCAGGCGCGGGTGAAGCTCAAGCCGGGCGACACCATCGGAATTGTCGGCGGCGGACAGCTCGGCCGGATGCTGGCAATGGCCGCCGCGCGGCTCGGCCTGCGTTGCCGGGTGTTTTCGCCGGATCCGGATTCGCCGGCCTTCGACGTCGTCGCCAACGCCACCTGCGCCGAATATGCCGATGTCGAGGCGCTCGAACTGTTCGCAAGCGACGTCGACGTCATCACCTACGAGTTCGAGAATGTGCCGGCGGCGTCCGCCATGATCCTGGCGGCGCGGCGGAGCGTGCTGCCTGATCGCCAGATTCTCGAGACGACGCAGGATCGCCTGATCGAGAAGGATTTCGTTACGAAGCTCGGCATCCAGACCGCCGACTACGCCGACGTTTCATCGCCGCAAACGCTACGGGCCGCGATCGCCAGGATCGGTTTGCCGGCGGTGCTGAAGACCCGCCGCTTCGGCTATGACGGCAAGGGCCAGACCTTGATCCGCGCAGGCGACGATCCGGATCGCGTCTGGGAAGACCTCGGCACCAAATCGGCGATCCTCGAAGCCTTTGTGCCGTTCGAGCGCGAAATCTCGGTCATCGCCGCCCGCTCCGCCGACGGCAACGTCGAATGCTTTGATGTCACGGAAAACGAGCACCGCGATCACATCCTCAAAGTGTCGCGCGTACCGGCTGCCATATCGGACGCCCTGGCCGCGCAGGCGCGCGACATCGCGCGGCGGATTGCGGACGCGCTCGACTATGTCGGCGTGCTGGCGGTCGAACTGTTCGTGGTGCCGGGCGATGGCGGGTCGAAGATCCTGGTCAATGAGGTCGCCCCGCGCGTGCATAATTCGGGGCACTGGACGCTCGACGGCGCCTCGATTTCGCAATTCGAGCAGCACATCCGGGCGATCGCCGGATGGCAACTCGGCAAGCCCGTCCGCTATGGCGACGTCACCATGACCAACCTGATCGGCGACGAGATCAACAGCTATGCGGACTGGCTCGGCGTTCCCGGCGCAACCGTTCATCTCTATGGCAAGGGAGCGCCCCGGCCCGGACGCAAGATGGGTCACGTCACCCAGGTCGCGCCGGCCGGTCAAAAGTAACCCGCTTCGTCAGAGCTGACCGTTACGCCCGCTTGACGCCTTCCACGATGCCGGTCGGTTCTTCGCTCAGCCAGCGATAGACCACGCCCCCGAGCACACCGCCGATCAGCGGCGCCACCCAGAACAGCCAGAGCTGGCCGAGCGCCCACCCGCCCACGAACAAAGCTGGGCCGGTGCTGCGCGCCGGGTTCACCGAGGTGTTGGTGACGGGAATGCTGACGAGATGGATCATCGTCAGCGTCAAACCAATCGCCAACGGCGCAAAGCCCGCGGGCGCCTTGCCATGGGTCGCGCCCATGATGATGAACAGGAACATCGCCGTCATCACGACCTCGGTGATGAAGCAGACGACCATGTCGTATTGGCCCGGCGAATGCGCGCCATAGCCGTTGGACGCAAAACCCTTGCCGAGGTCGAAACCGGGAGCTCCGCTCGCGATCACATAAAGCAGCGCCGCGGCGGCGACAGCGCCGACGACCTGCGCGATCACATAGGGCAGGACCTGACCGGCCGGAAAACGGCGGCCGGCGGTAAGGCCGACCGTCACGGCCGGATTGAGATGGCAACCGGATATATGGCCGATCGCATAGGCCATGGTCACAACGCTCAGGCCGAATGTCAGCGACACCCCGAGCAACCCGATACCGACCTGGGGAAAAGCCGCGGCAATGACGGCGCTGCCGCATCCCGCAAAGGTAAGCCAAAATGTACCAATCAATTCAGCGGCATATTTTTTCGCTTCCATGGGAGCCTCCCGGATACACCCTCCGCGATCCTCCTCGCGAAATTCGTCCAAAAAGTTGCAGATTCCCTAAATCGGGATATTTACTCACCGGATGCCACGCGATCCGAGCCCCCCCTGCCCGAACCGAATTTCCGGTTCCCAGGTAGACATTCCACCTTTTGTCTGATACATCCGCGCGCTCAAAGGTCGGGAGCAAGGCTTTTTGCCAGCCCTTGGACCTTGTCAGAATCCAAGCCGATCAATTGAAAGAGGATGCCGCGTGCAGGTTCTCGTCCGCGATAACAACGTCGATCAAGCTCTCAAGGCGCTGAAAAAGAAGATGCAGCGCGAGGGTATCTTCCGCGAGATGAAGCTCCGCGGTCACTACGAAAAGCCCTCCGAGAAAAAGGCCCGCGAAAAGGCCGAAGCCGTGCGCCGCGCGCGCAAGCTCGCCCGCAAGAAGTTGCAGCGTGAAGGCCTGTTGCCGATGAAGCCGAAGCCGGTGTTCGGCGCCGGTCCCGGCGCCGAGCGTGGTGGCCCGGGTGGCGGCCGCGGCGGTGCGGGCGGACCTCGCGGCCCGCGCTAAGCGAAGTTATTTTTCAGATATGAATTGATCGACGCGGGCCCTTCGGCCCGCGTTTCTGTCTATGTCGGGACGTATCCGTAAAGCTACCGGCGATTCGCCCGATGCATTTCAAAGCGGAGCGCGCTACCACTGGTGTCCCGAAGTCGTGAGCGCGTGAGTATCCCGCACGATGACCGCCCCGGCCTCTTCCGGAAATTTACGCGACCGCCAGCGTGTGACCGCCGCAATTGCATTGACAGCGATCGCGCTCGGCGGCTGCTCGATGTCGCTGGGATCGCTGACGTCTTCGTCGGAGCTCAAGGAAGAGCCCGCGCTGATCACCTCGCAGGCCAACATCGCCTCGCTCAGCGAGACCATCAAGAACAACCCCGATAACCCGCAGGCCTACAACATGCGCGGATCGGTGCTGGCGCAGGCCGGAAGAACCGACGAAGCGCTCGCCGACTTCAACAAGGCGATCAGCCTCGATCCCAATTACGGGCAGGCCTTCGCCAATCGCGGCCAGATCTACCGCAAGACCAAACGGCTCGACCAGGCGATGTCGGATTATGAACGGGCGCTCGCGCTCGACGCGAACTATGCGCCGGCCTGGCTTGGCCGCGGCCTGGTGCACAAGGCGCGCGGCGAGGCCACACAGGCGCTCGAGGATTTCAACAAGGCCATTGCGTTACATCCGGACGATGCCGAGGCCTACTACAACCGCGGCCAGCTCTATCAGGGCGAAAAGCAGCACCAGTTCGCGATCGAGGACTTCACGGCAGCCAATGGCCTCGCGCCCCAACAGCTCGAGCCCCTGCTCGGCCGCGCGTTGAGCTATCTGGCGCTTGGCAAAGCCAAGGAAGCCGCCAACGATCTCGACGAAGCGGTACAGGACGATCCGCAAAACCCGCAAGTCTGGATGACCCGCGGGCTCGCTTATGAACGTCTGGGTGACAAGAGCAAGGCTGCCGGCTCGTATGGCCGTGCCATCAACCTGCGCCCGAAAGACGAAGCCGCACGTCAGGCTTTCGCCCGCGTCGGCGGCCGGCCCGGACAGAGCTACGAAACATTCTAGAATGATTTTTCAAGCCGCGCCGGTGCGCGTAGCCCGCCGACTTACTTCGGCAGCACTGAATTGAACAGCTTCTTGGTGGCTGAGAGCATGTCTTCAGCAACGTTAGGGCGCTTGGCCGCCGGCGGTGGCTGATCGGTCGCATCGGCCCGCAGATCCAGGGGCGCGCCGGCGGGATCGGGAATGTCGGCCGGCGGGGTCGGGTGCAGCGGATCATTGGCCCGCACGGCGGTCGGCTTGTTGTCGACCTGAGGGGTCGACACCATGATCGGCGGCGGCAACGGCTGGAGCGACGGGGCGGCAGCCACCGGCGCAGGTGCAGGGATCACGGGCGCTGCTACGACAGGAGCCGGCTCCGCAGCCTTCGGCTCCGTAGCCTTGGATTCAAAAGACTTGGATTCAAGAGCTTTGGGCCGTTCCGGCGTACGGGCGCTTTCCTGCACGCGCGGTTCGCTGCCGCGCAGGCGCTCGATGGCCGCCCGCGCCAGATCATTGGCATCAGGCCCGGCTGCCGGCTCGGCCGCAGGGGCGGTAACGGGCGCTGCCACGACCGGCTCGGCGGCGGGTGCCGGAGCGGGCTTGGAAGCGGCCTTTTCGCGCGGCGGCGGCGCGTGACGGCGTGTGTCCGCGGGCGTCGTCGGCGGAATGCTGGCGGTTTCCGCCGGCCGGTCCGCCTTGTCGGCGGGCTTTTCAGCCGGCTTTTCGAACGTCGCCTTGTCAGCCGCTTTGTCGCTGATCGACTTCTCGGAAATACCTTTTGCCCGGACACCCGGCTCGGGAATGCTACCCAAGTCAGCCGAGCGCTCGGACGGCTTCGAATCGGCCTTTGAGGCCGCCTTTTTCGGGTCAGCCGTGGACACAGCCGCGGCGGGATCGGCGGCCGGCGTCTTGGCGTTAATGTAGTGATTAACGATGTAAGCGCCGAGAATGGTCGCAATCACCGACGGAAAGATGTCCATCGCAAATTTTGAGGCCAATTTCAGCATGCCGACCACTCCCACGCGGGTTCTGATGCCGAAGCTTTGAGGCATATCGGTGGCAATTCGGTAAACGGCGGGGTTATGGCTTCAGCTCCACTTCCAAAAATACGATTTCGCTCGCGGTTTCGTTACGAACGTCGTGTTCCACCCCGGCCTTGCGGAAATAGGATTGGCCGACCCCCAGCTGGGCCTTGGAGCGCTCCCCGTTGGGCGCCACGATGGTCATCTCGCCCGCGGTCACGGGCACGATAACATAATCCATCTCATGAATGTGATGTCCGGTGGCTGATCCCGGGGCCAGCCGCCACCGGGTCACGCGCACCTCCGGGGTGTCGACCTGCACGTCGGATGTGGCGCTTATCATTTTTCAGCTCTTCTCCCGTTCAGGGAACGAACACCAGGAACATGAATATTGCAAATACCACAAGGTGGACCAGCCCGAAAAGGATGTTGGTTCGGCCGCTGCCCAGCGTGAGCATGGCAAGCAGCAGCGTGAGGGCCAAAAGCACCATCTCCTGGGGCGGAAGGCCCAGGACGAGTTGCCTGTCGAGTTCGTAGGCAGCGATCGCGACGGCGGGGACTGTCAACCCGATGGTCGCAATCGATGATCCAAGCGCGAGGTTGATGCTCTTTTGCAGGTTGTTCCGCCGTGCGGCGGCGATCGCCGCTACGCCCTCCGGCATCAGGATCAGCAGCGCGACCAGAATGCCGGCAAAAGCCGGCGGCGCACCGATCTGCGCCGCACTGGCATCGACCACCTGCGAGAACTTTTTCGCCAGCAGCACCACCGCCAGGAGCGAGATCAGAAGCAGCGCGGTGCTGAGCATGATGGTCTTGTTCGACGCCTGCGGACCGTCATGGTCGACGTTCGCGTCTGCGACGAAATAATCGCGGTGCCGCACCGTCTGCGTGTAGAGAAAGACGCCGTAGAGCAGGATGGTCGCAACACTGACGAAACCAAGCTGGCCTGCCGAATAGATTGGCCCCGGCGTCGTCAGCGTGTAGTTCGGCATGATCAGCGTAATGGTGGCCAGCACCAGGAGAACACTGAGGTACAGACTGGACCCGCTCGCCTGGATGTCCTGCTCACGGTAACGCAAGCCGCCGACCAGGATGCAGAGGCCGACCAGCCCGTTGCAGACGATCATGACCACCGCAAACACCGTGTCGCGCGCAAGCGTGGTAACGGCCTTTTCGCCGAGCATGATGGTGGCGATCAACGCGACCTCGATGATGGTGACGGAGAGCGTCAGCAACAACGTGCCGAAGGGCTCGCCGATCCGTTCGGCGACGACTTCGGCGTGATGAACGGCCGCGAACACCGTGCCGAACAGGATCACCAGCAGGGCTGCTGCGAACAACCAGCCGAACACCGACGGCACGAAAGTGTAGTGAAGCGCCGTGACGCCGACGAACAGCAGCACCGAGAGCAGAGGGAAAACCCACGATGAACGCGGCATCGGTCCGTGCGTGCTCATGCGACAATATCCTGAAATCGTTGCGACGAAGGCAAGGTGAACCACCGAAATCCAGCCGATACGCCGGTTATTTTTTTCGCTGTTTGAGAAGCTTCTCGACGTCGGACCTGATGCTGTCAGGAATTTCGCGGCAAGCACAGACGCGGGCGTGCATGACGTGCCATCTGATGCGCTGTTCGCGCGTGGCCCGGAGCGGCATGCGATTTGATCGATGCCACTCCTTGTTCAGGGCCACGGGGTCCGCCTCACATCGCCTTGACGATGTTCTCGGTAACCTTCTTGGCGTCGCCGAGCAGCATCATGGTGTTGTCGCGATAGAACAGCGGATTGTCGATGCCGGCGTAACCCGACGCCAGCGAGCGCTTGATGAACATCACCGTGCCGGCCTTCCACACCTGCAACACCGGCATGCCGTAGATCGGCGAGGTCTTGTCGTCTTCGGCCGCAGGATTGGTCACGTCGTTGGCGCCGATCACAAAGGCGATGTCGGCCTGGGCAAATTCGGAGTTGATGTCCTCAAGCTCGAACACCTCGTCATAGGGCACATTGGCTTCGGCGAGCAGCACGTTCATATGGCCCGGCATGCGCCCCGCGACCGGGTGGATGGCGTATTTCACCTCGACGCCCTCTTTCTTGAGGATGTCGCCCATTTCGCGCAGCGCGTGCTGGGCCTGCGCCACCGCCATGCCGTAGCCGGGCACGATGATGACCTTCGAGGCATTCTTCATGATGAAGGCGGCGTCATCTGCCGAGCCGAGCTTGGCCGGCTTCTGTTCGCCGCTGCCGCCGCCGGCGGCTGCCGTCTCGCCGCCGAAGCCGCCGAGGATCACCGAGATGAACGAGCGGTTCATCGCATGGCACATGATGTAGGACAGGATCGCGCCGGATGAGCCGACCAGCGCGCCGGTGATGATCAGCGCCGAGTTGCCGAGCGTAAATCCGATGCCGGCCGCAGCCCAGCCGGAATACGAGTTCAGCATCGAGATCACGACCGGCATATCAGCGCCGCCGATCGGAATGATCATGAGTACGCCGAGGGCCAGCGCAATGATGGTGATCAGCCAGAAGTCAAGCGCACTGCCACTCACCACGAGGCCGACGATGAAGAATACCAGCGCCAGCGCCAGCGCAATGTTGATGACGTGACGGAACGGCAGGATGATCGGCGCCCCGCTCATCCGCGCCGACAGTTTCAGGAACGCGATCACCGATCCGGTGAAGGTCAAGGCGCCGATCGCAACGCCGAGCGACATCTCGACCAGGCTTTGCGGATGGATGTGACCGGGCGTTCCGATGTCGAAGGCTTCGGGCGCATAGAAAGCGCCGGCCGCCACCAGCACCGCGGCCATGCCGACGAGCGAGTGGAACGCGGCGACCAATTCCGGCATCGAGGTCATCGGAACGCGGCGCGCGATCACCGCGCCGATACCGCCGCCAATGGCCACCGCTACAATGACGAGTACCCAGGCGATGCCGTCAGCAGGCGGATGAGCCGCCAGCGTCGTGCCGACCGCAATCGCCATGCCGATCATGCCGAACAGATTGCCCTGCCGCGATGTCGCCGGGCTCGACAGCCCACGCAACGCCAGGATGAACAGCACGCCTGCCACGAGATACAACAGTGCGGAAAGATTGGCGCTCATCTCAGGTCCCCCATTTCCTTCTCACCCCGAGGTGGTTGCCGATCACTTCGATTTCTTCTTGTACATGGCGAGCATGCGCTGGGTGACCAGGAAGCCGCCGAAGATGTTCACGCAGGCAAAGGTCAGCGCGACAAAGCCGAAGCCACGCGCCCAGCCCGAGCCGCTCGAGATCATGCCGACGCCGACCGCGAGCAGCGCGCCGACCACGATCACCGAGGAGATCGCATTCGTCACCGACATCAGCGGCGTGTGCAGCGCCGGCGTCACCGACCACACCACGAAATAGCCGACGAATACGGCGAGCACGAAAATCGACAGCCGGAACACGAAGGGATCGACGGCCTGCGCGAGCTGCTCCATGGTGTCTGCTCCTATTTCGGCTGGAAGTTCGGGTGGATGACGGCGCCGTCTTTGGTCAGCGCGGTGGCCTTGACCAGTTCGTCGTCCCAGTTCACGGCGAGCGCCTTGTTGGCCTTGTCGATCATGGTCTCGATGAACGAGAACAGGTTGCGCGCGTAAAGGCTCGAGGCCGATGCCGCCACGCGGCCGGCGACGTTGGTGTAGCCGACGATCTTGACGCCATCGACCTCGGCAACCTCGCCGGCTTTGGCGCCCTCGACATTGCCGCCGCGCTCGACCGCGAGATCGACCAGGACGGAGCCCGGCCGCATCGACTTGACCATCTCGCCCGACACCAGCTTCGGGGCCGGACGGCCGGGAATCAGCGCAGTCGTGATCACGATGTCCTGCTTCTTGATGTGCTCGGCGGTGAGCGCGGCCTGCTTGGCCTGGTACTCCTTCGACATTTCCTTGGCGTAGCCGCCCGCGGTCTGCGCGTTCTTGAACTCCTCGTCTTCGACCGCGAGAAACTTCGCGCCGAGCGATTCAACCTGCTCCTTCGTCGCCGGGCGCACATCGGTTGCTGTGACGATGGCGCCAAGACGCCGCGCCGTCGCAATCGCCTGAAGGCCCGCGACGCCAACGCCCATCACGAATACTTTGGCCGCCGGCACGGTGCCGGCCGCCGTCATCATCATCGGGAAAGCGCGGCCGAAGGCTTCGGCGCCCTCGATCACGGCGCGGTAACCCGCGAGGTTTGCCTGCGAGGACAATACGTCCATCACCTGCGCGCGGGTGATGCGCGGCATCAGTTCCATCGCAAACGCGGCGACGCCTGCATCCGCCATCGCCTTCAGCGCGGCATCGTTGCCGTAAGGATCCATGATCGCGACGACCAGCGCGCCGCGCCTGTAGCTGGAAAGCTCGGAAGCCTCGGGCCGCTTCACCTTGATGATGATATCGGCATCCTTCAACGCATCGGCGCTGACGGTGGCGCCGGCCGCGGTGAAGTCCGAGTCGAGCAAACCGGACTTGATCCCGGCGCCCGGCTCGATTGCAACCTCGGCGCCCAGCGCCTTGAATTTTTTCACGGTGTCGGGCGAGGCGGCGACCCGTGGCTCGGACGGATCAATTTCCTTGGCGACGGCAATCTTCATGGGGCCTCCGGCGGCGCGGAAAACTCGCAGGCGTCATTCCGGCCAGATTGGCAAATCCGGCGCCGGCCTGGCAACCGGGCAGGGTAAGCTTTCGCAAAGCTACGCCGCTAGCGGGGGCGGCGCAAACGTCAGGAAATCAGACGAGGAAAATCGCCATCAAAACGAGGATCACGATCACGGCCGCGGAGCCATACTTCACCAGCTTGATGAAGCCCTCATAGGTCCGCTCATGGGCCACGTAATCGTTGCCGTCGGCCGTCGTGTAAGCCACTTCGCTATGGTCTGCCATCTCTAGTCCCCAGTGAATGTCGATATCTCGCGTGGGATTACCGCAAACCGGAAGGCAGGGCAACGCCGCGAAACCTATCGGGTCATTCGAAAGGCCAATTATCCCGATCGCAGTGGCGCTTCGGGTCCCCTCAGCCCATTTCCTCGAGCTCGTCGATCATGCCCGAGATGACCGAAAGGCCACCATTCCAGAACTGGGGATCCTTGGCGTCCAGCCCGAAGGGCTTGAGCAGTTCGGAATAGTGCTTGGTGC comes from the Bradyrhizobium erythrophlei genome and includes:
- a CDS encoding tetratricopeptide repeat protein, whose amino-acid sequence is MTAPASSGNLRDRQRVTAAIALTAIALGGCSMSLGSLTSSSELKEEPALITSQANIASLSETIKNNPDNPQAYNMRGSVLAQAGRTDEALADFNKAISLDPNYGQAFANRGQIYRKTKRLDQAMSDYERALALDANYAPAWLGRGLVHKARGEATQALEDFNKAIALHPDDAEAYYNRGQLYQGEKQHQFAIEDFTAANGLAPQQLEPLLGRALSYLALGKAKEAANDLDEAVQDDPQNPQVWMTRGLAYERLGDKSKAAGSYGRAINLRPKDEAARQAFARVGGRPGQSYETF
- a CDS encoding aa3-type cytochrome c oxidase subunit IV — its product is MADHSEVAYTTADGNDYVAHERTYEGFIKLVKYGSAAVIVILVLMAIFLV
- a CDS encoding NAD(P)(+) transhydrogenase (Re/Si-specific) subunit beta, whose amino-acid sequence is MSANLSALLYLVAGVLFILALRGLSSPATSRQGNLFGMIGMAIAVGTTLAAHPPADGIAWVLVIVAVAIGGGIGAVIARRVPMTSMPELVAAFHSLVGMAAVLVAAGAFYAPEAFDIGTPGHIHPQSLVEMSLGVAIGALTFTGSVIAFLKLSARMSGAPIILPFRHVINIALALALVFFIVGLVVSGSALDFWLITIIALALGVLMIIPIGGADMPVVISMLNSYSGWAAAGIGFTLGNSALIITGALVGSSGAILSYIMCHAMNRSFISVILGGFGGETAAAGGGSGEQKPAKLGSADDAAFIMKNASKVIIVPGYGMAVAQAQHALREMGDILKKEGVEVKYAIHPVAGRMPGHMNVLLAEANVPYDEVFELEDINSEFAQADIAFVIGANDVTNPAAEDDKTSPIYGMPVLQVWKAGTVMFIKRSLASGYAGIDNPLFYRDNTMMLLGDAKKVTENIVKAM
- a CDS encoding GGDEF domain-containing protein, yielding MKRKSGVKTSRAAKRQKDAAAGNALVRRATSATLRAAVKDDVKAEIRRLKTQLAKATARIEELQAAAETDFLLEIPNRRGFERELARAISYIQRYHAAGALIVLDVDRLKPVNDQFGHAAGDEVLKAIVAVLSRQIRSSDVIGRLGGDEFALLLWNLSETDAHAKAAALEADVDGLSFAFEGSTVGTGVSAGVVLLGPHSEAGRALADADRAMYVRKAQRRHEAQPLASTSRTAS
- the purE gene encoding 5-(carboxyamino)imidazole ribonucleotide mutase; translation: MPAPVAIIMGSQSDWETMRHAAETLGALGVACEKRIVSAHRTPERLYAFAKGAKAAGFKVIIAGAGGAAHLPGMAASLTELPVLGVPVESKALAGVDSLYSIVQMPAGVPVGTLAIGKAGAINAALFAASILALNDKALAERLAAWRKQRTDAVAEGPEESA
- a CDS encoding proton-translocating transhydrogenase family protein, which translates into the protein MEQLAQAVDPFVFRLSIFVLAVFVGYFVVWSVTPALHTPLMSVTNAISSVIVVGALLAVGVGMISSGSGWARGFGFVALTFACVNIFGGFLVTQRMLAMYKKKSK
- a CDS encoding 5-(carboxyamino)imidazole ribonucleotide synthase, translated to MTDQARVKLKPGDTIGIVGGGQLGRMLAMAAARLGLRCRVFSPDPDSPAFDVVANATCAEYADVEALELFASDVDVITYEFENVPAASAMILAARRSVLPDRQILETTQDRLIEKDFVTKLGIQTADYADVSSPQTLRAAIARIGLPAVLKTRRFGYDGKGQTLIRAGDDPDRVWEDLGTKSAILEAFVPFEREISVIAARSADGNVECFDVTENEHRDHILKVSRVPAAISDALAAQARDIARRIADALDYVGVLAVELFVVPGDGGSKILVNEVAPRVHNSGHWTLDGASISQFEQHIRAIAGWQLGKPVRYGDVTMTNLIGDEINSYADWLGVPGATVHLYGKGAPRPGRKMGHVTQVAPAGQK
- a CDS encoding cupin domain-containing protein — protein: MISATSDVQVDTPEVRVTRWRLAPGSATGHHIHEMDYVIVPVTAGEMTIVAPNGERSKAQLGVGQSYFRKAGVEHDVRNETASEIVFLEVELKP
- a CDS encoding calcium:proton antiporter — its product is MSTHGPMPRSSWVFPLLSVLLFVGVTALHYTFVPSVFGWLFAAALLVILFGTVFAAVHHAEVVAERIGEPFGTLLLTLSVTIIEVALIATIMLGEKAVTTLARDTVFAVVMIVCNGLVGLCILVGGLRYREQDIQASGSSLYLSVLLVLATITLIMPNYTLTTPGPIYSAGQLGFVSVATILLYGVFLYTQTVRHRDYFVADANVDHDGPQASNKTIMLSTALLLISLLAVVLLAKKFSQVVDASAAQIGAPPAFAGILVALLILMPEGVAAIAAARRNNLQKSINLALGSSIATIGLTVPAVAIAAYELDRQLVLGLPPQEMVLLALTLLLAMLTLGSGRTNILFGLVHLVVFAIFMFLVFVP
- the rpsU gene encoding 30S ribosomal protein S21 is translated as MQVLVRDNNVDQALKALKKKMQREGIFREMKLRGHYEKPSEKKAREKAEAVRRARKLARKKLQREGLLPMKPKPVFGAGPGAERGGPGGGRGGAGGPRGPR
- the aqpZ gene encoding aquaporin Z — its product is MEAKKYAAELIGTFWLTFAGCGSAVIAAAFPQVGIGLLGVSLTFGLSVVTMAYAIGHISGCHLNPAVTVGLTAGRRFPAGQVLPYVIAQVVGAVAAAALLYVIASGAPGFDLGKGFASNGYGAHSPGQYDMVVCFITEVVMTAMFLFIIMGATHGKAPAGFAPLAIGLTLTMIHLVSIPVTNTSVNPARSTGPALFVGGWALGQLWLFWVAPLIGGVLGGVVYRWLSEEPTGIVEGVKRA
- a CDS encoding Re/Si-specific NAD(P)(+) transhydrogenase subunit alpha → MKIAVAKEIDPSEPRVAASPDTVKKFKALGAEVAIEPGAGIKSGLLDSDFTAAGATVSADALKDADIIIKVKRPEASELSSYRRGALVVAIMDPYGNDAALKAMADAGVAAFAMELMPRITRAQVMDVLSSQANLAGYRAVIEGAEAFGRAFPMMMTAAGTVPAAKVFVMGVGVAGLQAIATARRLGAIVTATDVRPATKEQVESLGAKFLAVEDEEFKNAQTAGGYAKEMSKEYQAKQAALTAEHIKKQDIVITTALIPGRPAPKLVSGEMVKSMRPGSVLVDLAVERGGNVEGAKAGEVAEVDGVKIVGYTNVAGRVAASASSLYARNLFSFIETMIDKANKALAVNWDDELVKATALTKDGAVIHPNFQPK
- a CDS encoding epoxide hydrolase family protein, with the protein product MTKPVPFTLHVADADIADLKARLARTRFPDSAPGEALSDPWAYGTDVAYLRSLVEYWRDGFDWRAEEAALNVFPQFRVPIDGIDLHYLRVEGKGENPMPLLLLHGWPGSVFEFLEIIPRLTDPARFGGDSSDAFTVIAPSLPGYGLSFKPGQKRYGVPEMADCVAALMHDVLGFSRFAAQGGDWGAGVTSRLGYAHAEKMIGIHVNFMMAAGRDPNAIQNPTEEEKRYLGELAHWTREGTGYQWIQGTRPQTLSFALTDSPAGLAAWIVEKFRAWSDCGGDVESAISRDQMLADISLYWFTGAIGSSFWPYYARLHGSAAILPPGETITVPTGYAQFPREILRPPRSIAERVFKNIRRWSVMEKGGHFAALEQPELLAHEVRAFFRELH